GGCTTCGACCTGGGCCCGGTTTTCTGCATCGAGCCGCTTGAGGTCGTCGCGGCCGATCTGTTCGTCGTGCAGATACCCCTGCGCATAAGCCGAGGGGAACTCGGGGTTCATCTTCTGTTGAATCAGCAGTGGCATGAACGTCTTGAAGTTGATGTTCGTACGACGCAGTGAGTTGACCAGCTTGTCGCGTTCGGTTTCGATGGCATCGATTCGCTGCTGATAGTCGGTCGCCCGGGGAATGGTGAGCACCTGATGGTCGATCTCAAGCGATTGACTGTCTGATCGCGGCAACTCCTGGGCGGCGTCCAGGACACGAGTTCCGAGGAAGTAGCCGAGTGTCTCGGCGTCGGGTGGCTGATGGACCTCCTTGTAGCGGACCGGATTGATGTCGCCGCCGCAGCCCTGAATGAAGAAAGCCATCGCATCGCCGTCGAAAGCGGTCTCCACCAGAGTGGACGCATAGCCGGGGAAGTCGGCTGACGAGCCTTTGCTCGGCGGGTTCATGATCGGGTGGCAGGCGAAGTTGTAGACAACCGCGAGCGGGCGACCATCTTCGCGGTCGAGTCGCAGCAGCCCCACTTCCGGATCGATCGGACCGACTTTGGCGATGTCCTCATCCCAGGCGAATGAATACGCCCGTCGCATATCGACCTGACTCCCATCCTTGAGGAAGACTCGACGATTCTCGCTGATTCGCGGCTCGTGAGCCGTGCCGACCGAAACGCGCACCGGCTCCATCTGTTTCGCGGCTTCGCGAACGATCTTCACCACCAGTTGGTCAGAATCGGAACGGACGCTGCCGTGGCAGTGACTCGCATTCACGACCAGATTCTCAGGCGAAATGCCGGGGTCCTGACGCAACTCGTCGCGGACGCTCTGCATGAACGAATCGGGAATCGCTCCAATGCCGCCAATGGCGACCGCATCGACCGTAATGAGCACGGCCGTCGTGTCGCCCTGCTTGAGCACAAGAGCTTTGGCGTAACAGGGATCGTTAACGCGGGCGACGTCCGGATTCGTAATCTCAATCCGGGCGACCCCGGCGAGCAGGGGCTCCGCTGCAGTGGACTGCGAGAAAGTGGAGAGGCAAAGCGTGAGAACGAGAACAAGAATCGCAACTGGCTGTCGTCGAACGGGCATCGTGATTCCTTGCGAAGGTCAGCATCGGGGAGAGCACTTAGGCGTATTCGTTTTCAGCCTACAGAATCGAACTTGAAGAAACGAGCGCGACGGTCTGATTTCAGTTTCTCAGGCGCGTGACCCCTGCAAATCTGCTAGATTGAGGAGGTCGAATGAAACGGACGAGCGGCGTCTGAAGGACGCCCGCAAGGCATTTCGGAATGGACAAGAGGGGGACAAGCCATGAGCACTGTCGAAACCCATTTGAACAAAACCTGGGCGACTCGGGCGATCAGCTGGGAGTACGGAGCAGCCGCCAGTCCTGATCTGGTTGATGTGCCGATTGAACCCTTTCCGGCGAGTCTGCATGAGATCGATGAAACGAGCATCATTCCGCTCGATCTCTCGCGTGTGATCGGCACGCCGTGGCAGGCGACTACGCCGAGTCTGCTGGCGCACTTCATCGCGATTAAGTCGGCAGAGTCGATCCAGCTGGCGGAGAAGACATCGTCGGAAGTGTTCTTCGTGATGCGGGGAGCCGGGAGACTGGTGACCGATCAGGGAACACTCGAGTGGAAGCAGGGTGATGTCTTCACGTTGCCTCGACACGATTCCGTCGTTCTGGAAGCCGATGAGAACTCGGCGCTCTACTGGGTGCACGACGGTCCCCTGTTGAGATACCTCGGCTCGGAGCCACAGCAGAAGCGGTTCGAGCCGGCGTATTATTCCCGCGAGTATCTGCAGACTGAAGTCGACCGGATTCGCCAGACGGGGATTGACGAGCAGCGCAATCGCAACGGGATCATTCTTGGCAACCCGGCCAGTTCCGATACGAAGACGCTGACGCATTGCATGTGGTCGCTCTTCAATGTGCTGCCGGCTCGATCGGTGCAGAAGCCGCATCGGCACAACTCGGTCGCCGTCGATCTGGCGGTCTCCGCTGCTCCCGGCACCTACACGATGATCGGCAAAGAGATTGACGCGAAAGGGAATATCATCAATCCGGTTCGAGCCGACTGGAATCCGAACTCGGTCTTCGTCACGCCGCCCGGCTGGTGGCATTCGCATCACAATGAATCCGATGAAGACGCGTATGTCTTCCCGGTTCAGGATGCAGGATTGCAGACATTCCTGAGGACACTCGACATTCAGTTCGTTTCTTGAGACAGACCGCTCGACCGCATCTCTGCGGATGACACGGCAACACCATTGAGTCCACTGCATTGACGCCGGAGGCGACCCAGGTTGATCGCTGTTTTACTCTCGCTCTTGCCGCTGCTGGTGGTCGGCATTTTGTTAATCGGCCTCCGCTGGCCCGCGGCTCGGGTGATGCCGCTTTCTTACATCACGATTCTGCTGGTCGGCTATTTCTACTGGCAGTTGCCGCCCGCTCAGCTGGCTGCGGCAACCGTTAACGGATTGATCGTCTGCGCGAGTCTGCTTTACATCATCTTCGGGGCGATCCTGCTGCTCAACACATTGAGCGAATCGGGCGGACTGGCCCGGATTCGCGCCGGCTTTCTGGCGATCTCGCCCGATCGTCGTGTGCAGGTCATTATCATCGCCTGGCTGTTCGGTTCGTTTATGGAAGGGGCGGCCGGCTTTGGCACGCCTGCGGTCATCTGCGTCCCGCTGTTGATTGGCCTCGGTTTTCCCGCCCGGGCAGCCGTGATAGCCGGCATGATGATTCAGTGCACGCCGGTTTCGTTCGGGGCGGCCGGTACGCCGATTCTGATTGGGGTCGATAAGGGACTCGCGGCGACGGAAACGCTGCAAAGTGAACTGAGTGCCATCTACGGAACTCTCGAACGTCGCGAGATCCTGGAGCAGATTGGTCTGCGGGTGGCTCTCCTGCATGGAGTTATTGGTACGGTGATTCCGCTGGCGATTGTCGCTACGCTGACGCGATTGTTCGGTGAGGAACGCTCGTTCAAGCAGGGGTTGCGAATCTGGAAGTTCGCGATCTTCGCCGCCCTGGCGATGATCATCCCCTACGTGACGATTGCCTTCCTGCTCGGCCCGGAGTTTCCGACGTTGATTGGCTCGCTGATCGGACTGGCAATTGTCATCCCGGCGGCCCGCAGCCGGTTTCTCTGTCCGGAGGAGCCCTGGGACTTCCCGCCGAAAGAAACATGGTTGGATGGCTGGACCGGCGACTATGCGATCGAGCCACAACTTGGGACTCAGATGCCGCTGGCTGTCGCCTGGGGGCCTTATCTGCTGACGGCCGCTCTCCTCGTGCTGACGAGACTTCCCGGGCTGGGGCTCGATGCCTTTCTCAAAACGTTCACGCTGCCTCCGACGGGAGAGCCCCTTCAGAATCTGTTCGGGTCGAACATCTCCGCTTCGCCCATTCCGTACCTGTATCTGCCGGCTGCCGTGTTCATTGTGTCGAGTCTGTTCGCGGTGATGCTGCATCGCATGCCTGCAGCCGCGTTCCGCACGGCTCTGTTCCGCTCATCCCGGCTGATGATTCCGACGTCAGCCGCTCTTGTCTTTACGGTTCCCATGGTGCAGATCTTTATCAACTCCGGTGGAGGCGCCGGGGTGGAGCAGGATATGCCGACTGTGCTTGCCAACGCAGCCGCTCAGGCGTCCGGGACCTGGTGGCCCCTGTTCTCGCCGGCCATCGGTGGACTTGGCGCCTTCGTTGCCGGGAGTAATACGGTCAGCAATATGATGTTCGCCCAGTTCCAGTTTCAGACGGGCGTCCAGATTGGCGTCAATCCGTTGTGGATTGTCGCTGAGCAGGCGGTTGGCGGGGCGGCTGGAAACACGATTTGTGTGCATAACGTCGTCGCCGCGTGTGCGGTTGGGGGGCTGTTTGGCCGCGAGGGGGGAATTCTCCGCGTGACATCGTTTCTGTTTCTCTACTACGTGACTGCGGCCGGGCTGATCGGCCTGTTTCTGGTCCGCTGATTCGCAACGGAAGGTTGTCCGATGAACGAAGCTGCTCAGGTTTTTCGAGGCTGCATTCCGGCTCTGATGACGCCCTGCCAGGCCGATGGGACGCCTCACTACGAGGAACTCGTGGCGACCGCACAGCGGTTGATCTCGCGTGGAATGCAGGCGGTCGTCTATTGCGGCTCCATGGGAGACTGGCCGCTGCTGACTGACGAGCAACGCATGGAAGGCGTCCGGCAACTCACGGAAGCCGGCGTGCCGGTTGTTGTGGGCACGGGGGCACAGAACACGAAACAGGCGGTCGCACACGCGGCTCATGCCCTGGAAGTGGGAGCGGCCGGGCTGATGGTCATTCCCCGCGTCTTGTCGCGAGGTTCATCGGTCGCCGCACAGCGGGCTCACTTCGCCGAGGTTCTCAACGCGGGTGGAGACCTGCCCGCAGTCATCTATAACAGTCCGCACTACGGATTCGAAACGAAAGCCGATCTGTTTTTCGATCTGCGATCGAGCCATGAGAATCTGGTCGGGTT
The sequence above is a segment of the Rubinisphaera margarita genome. Coding sequences within it:
- a CDS encoding AraC family ligand binding domain-containing protein — translated: MSTVETHLNKTWATRAISWEYGAAASPDLVDVPIEPFPASLHEIDETSIIPLDLSRVIGTPWQATTPSLLAHFIAIKSAESIQLAEKTSSEVFFVMRGAGRLVTDQGTLEWKQGDVFTLPRHDSVVLEADENSALYWVHDGPLLRYLGSEPQQKRFEPAYYSREYLQTEVDRIRQTGIDEQRNRNGIILGNPASSDTKTLTHCMWSLFNVLPARSVQKPHRHNSVAVDLAVSAAPGTYTMIGKEIDAKGNIINPVRADWNPNSVFVTPPGWWHSHHNESDEDAYVFPVQDAGLQTFLRTLDIQFVS
- a CDS encoding L-lactate permease translates to MIAVLLSLLPLLVVGILLIGLRWPAARVMPLSYITILLVGYFYWQLPPAQLAAATVNGLIVCASLLYIIFGAILLLNTLSESGGLARIRAGFLAISPDRRVQVIIIAWLFGSFMEGAAGFGTPAVICVPLLIGLGFPARAAVIAGMMIQCTPVSFGAAGTPILIGVDKGLAATETLQSELSAIYGTLERREILEQIGLRVALLHGVIGTVIPLAIVATLTRLFGEERSFKQGLRIWKFAIFAALAMIIPYVTIAFLLGPEFPTLIGSLIGLAIVIPAARSRFLCPEEPWDFPPKETWLDGWTGDYAIEPQLGTQMPLAVAWGPYLLTAALLVLTRLPGLGLDAFLKTFTLPPTGEPLQNLFGSNISASPIPYLYLPAAVFIVSSLFAVMLHRMPAAAFRTALFRSSRLMIPTSAALVFTVPMVQIFINSGGGAGVEQDMPTVLANAAAQASGTWWPLFSPAIGGLGAFVAGSNTVSNMMFAQFQFQTGVQIGVNPLWIVAEQAVGGAAGNTICVHNVVAACAVGGLFGREGGILRVTSFLFLYYVTAAGLIGLFLVR
- a CDS encoding dihydrodipicolinate synthase family protein, translating into MNEAAQVFRGCIPALMTPCQADGTPHYEELVATAQRLISRGMQAVVYCGSMGDWPLLTDEQRMEGVRQLTEAGVPVVVGTGAQNTKQAVAHAAHALEVGAAGLMVIPRVLSRGSSVAAQRAHFAEVLNAGGDLPAVIYNSPHYGFETKADLFFDLRSSHENLVGFKEFGGADSLTYAAEQITSGDPDLVLMVGVDTQVFHGYVRCGARGAITGVGNALPREVLRLVQLCERAAEGDPDARRLAHELSDALAVLSKYDEGCDLVLYYKHLMVLEGHTGYTLHFNSSDRLSDSQRSYLEAQWAQFRSWWSTWPGASDQPSEVADAVH